GGTTTTGTCAGCATCCTCTAGAAGCTTCTCTAAATCATCGAATTCACCGTCAAAAGCTCCAGCACCACTGGCAGTAGCACTAAACGCAGACGCTCCTAGCCCATTAACAGAACCAAAAGATTCTTCGTCCAGCAACGCTTCCAATCCTGAAAAGTCCGCGTCGTCTTTGCCTATCTCTGAGATGGAGGGTGGCGCAGCAAAATCATCCTCACTCAGTAAAGCTTCGAGGTCATCAAAGTTATCGAGAGAATCAGCGGGCGCTGTATTGCGCTCAAAGTTACCGTCAAAGCCATCTTCCTCACTAGCGATCGCTAGGAAGTCATCTAAGTCAGAGCCACCAACATCGGCAGTATCGACGCTAGCTTGAGCTTGACCCAAATCTAACCCATCGGAAAAATCATCCGTTGAATCTAGAGCAAATAAATCAAAGTCATTGAGATCTGCTGCTTCGGAATCCTCTAGGCCAAAGCTGATATCCGTCACGTCCGCAGCTTCTGGAACTGCATCTGTTCCTAAATCAAACAGATCGAGATCAACCTCATCAAGGTCAAAGCTTGATTCTGTGGTCAGGTTTGGTGCTGATTCAGTGCTAGTAGTGACATCGTCTTCCAAGCCGAGTTCTGCATCAACCTCTGTAAAGGCATCTCCAAGCTCAGTCGTTTCCGCAACAGGTAAGCCAGAGAGGTCTAGCGCATCAAAGCCGAATTCATCAGTTGATTCAGTGGTGGGGGAGTCAGCAAAAAGATCGACCGCTTCCTCCTGTGCTGTATCGACGCTTTCCGTTTGGAAGAAGTCCCCAAACTCATCGCTGTTATCAGAGGCTAGGTCAGGGCCTACCTCAGAAGTGATAGCTGCATCAGCCTCATCTGCATCAAAGCCTTCAAGCCAACTTTCGGAATCTATGTTCTCAGAAATGCTGGCTTCGCTGAGGCTATCTGATGTTTGTTCGTCAAACAGATCCACTTCACTGAGGCTATCTGACTCTTCTTCGTCAAACAAACTTGCTTCACTGAGGTTATCGGAGGTTTCTTCGCCATCGAATAAGCCTCCTAACGCTAAGTCGTCGCCAAAATCTAGTTCGCTCTCAGCACCTAGAGATGGTTCTACAGGCGCTAGAGACTCGGTTAGATCAAGCTCAGAATCATCCAGTAAGCTATCGAATCCTAACTCGCTTTCGTCCAGGCTAGTTTCAGGAGTGTCTAAGTCAAAGGCGAAATCAGCCTCTGAAGATTCATCAAGCTCAACATTGGATAAAACATCAAGTTGAGTGTGATTGCTTTCAGAATCTAGGTTAAGAGCTAGTTCGTCGTCAAAATTCAACTCATCAGAAGTGTCTGCCACTGACTCAAAACTAAAGTCTTCAGTCGGTTCTGGGGCTTCAGTCGGTAAGCTATCTAAGGAGAAATCATCAAAGCTACCCAAGTCGAGAGCGATCGCCTCTACCCCTGCCTCAGGCTCCGAAGGCTCATCAAACAAGTCTCCTAGATCTGCTGCTGGAGTGAGTTCGTCACCAAAATCCAACTCATCCGAAGTGTCAGCCGCTGGCTCAAAACTAAAGTCTTCAGTTGCTTCGGGCACTGACGCAAAACTAAAGTCTTCAGTTGCTTCTGGGGCTTCAGTCGGCAAGCTATCTAACGAGAAATCATCAAAGCTACCCAAGTCGAGAGCGATCGCCTCTACCTCAGGTTCTGAAGGCTCATCGAACAAGTCTCCTAGATCTGCTGCTGGAGTGAGTTCGTCGCCAAAATCCAACTCATCTGAAGTGTCAGCCGCTGGCTCAAAACTAAAGTCTTCAGGTGCTTCGGGCACTGACTCAAAACTAAAGTCTTCAGTTGGTTCTGGGACTTCAGTCGGTAAGCTATCTAACGAGAAATCATCAAAGCTACCCAAGTCGAGAGCGATCGCCTCTACCTCAGGTTCCGAAGGCTCATCGAACAAGTCTCCTAGATCTGCTGCTGGAGTGAGTTCGTCGCCAAAATCCAACTCATCTGAAGTGTCAACCGCTGACTCAAAACTAAAGTCTTCAAAGGCAGATGTTTCCTCAGTAGGCAAGCTATCTAGTAGCAATTCATTTGAGGGATCATTCAGCCCACCAAAGTCTGAGTTGGCATCTCTCGCCTCTAGAGACTCACTCATGAAGTCTTCTAAATCACCTAAATCAGCATTGGATTCTACTGTTTCCGGTGACAAGTCCTCATCAAAAAGCGAGGGTTCTGCCACTGTGGTTTCAGAAACTTCATTCAAGCTTGCGGCAGGCTCTGGCATCCAAGATTCATCAGCCTCATCAGCTCCCATGAGGTCAAAGTCGAGCTCGTCTGCGCTGGTGTTTAATTCGTCTGCATCAGTGGTGAGATCAGCAAAATTAGCTTCTACCGAAAAGTCAGCTAGTGGATCGTCAGCGGAGCCACCTAAGTCAGCCGTTTCTTCTAGGTTTAGCGCTGCCAAATCGGTTTCGCCTGGTACGGCTTCAGGCCACAGGTCTGTAGCTTCAGAGCTGGCTAACTCAAAATCAAATTCTTCAGGAGTGACACCGAATTCGCTGGATTCGGTGAGGAGATCGGCTAGCTCGGCATCATCTGCAAAAGATTCTGCCAACCCAAGATCATCAACGCTTTCGGTAGCTGCAATTGGTGTAGCGAGTGATAGCTCCTCTAGATCAATCCCAGATGACAAATCGTCTCCCCAGAGGTCGTTAGTTTCATCACTGCTCAGGTCAAAGCCCAGATCGTCACTGCGATCGCTCAGCTCAGAGTCAGCCAATAAGTCTGCAAACTCGGCATCATCAGTAGGTTCTTCTAGGAGTAACGATTCGTCAAGCTCACTGTTGAGATCAGTGTCTGCTACCACCTCCTGGAGGTCTGTCTGATCGAAAGCTTCTGAACTCCACAGGTCTAAGGATTCATCTGCACCAAGAGCTAGGTTTAGCTCGTCGCTTGTATTGCGATCGCTAACCTCAGTCAACGACCAGTCAGATGAGGCGGCACTGTCGGTCAGTTCTTCTAACAGAAGCTCTTCATCAGCATCTGGAGCGAGAGTGAATGCCTCTTCAGAATTCTCAGTTTCTAGATCAAAATCAAGACTTTCTAACTGCTCAGCGATCGCAAAGGGATCTTCTCCGTCAGCTCTCGTTGCTTCAGGAGTCGTTAATAGATCCTCATTTAAATCTAAAGCGTCTAAGTTCCAACTCGCTTCAGGCTCAGAATTGCCACCTGTCAGTCCTTGTTCCTCCCAAGGATCGGCGATCGCAGCCACAGGCTCCTCGGAAGCCAGGTCTAGTACTGGTGTATTCGCATCAACATCAGGTTCATCTCCCTCGTTAGAGGAAGTGGCGAACAAATCATCTAAATCAGCTTCTGCTGACGTTTCCAAGGAAAAATCTAGGCTTTCTGGCTCAGCCGCTAAGTCTGCCTCTGCCAGTGATAGATCGAATGGAGTGTCATCTACCTCGCCCATGGGAGCGTCTAACCAAGAAGTCCCAGGCTCGGCTGAGTCGGTTGTCTCCTCTGACCAGAGGTCATCTGACACATTGTCTTGATCATCGCTGGCTACGAACAGGTCAGCTGCATCTAGAGAGGAAGGTTCCTCGGAGACACCAAATAAATCAGTCAGATCTGCCTCATCTTCAGCTAGAATCCCTGGTTCTAAATCGCTAGGAGATTCCTCACCAAACAGTCCAATAGATTCTGAACCCTCTAAAGCGGCCTCTAGCTCTGCATCAGGCTCAAAGGTTGGCTCAGCGCTGAAGAAATCAGGTTCGCTATCACCCAGCCCCTCAAGAGAGGTTTCTGGGGCGGGCTCATTGAAGAAATCAGTGAAATCATCTGAAATAGTCGCGTTAGTCAGCTCCTCAGAAGAAGTTTCTAGAGAGAGTAGCTCGCTTTCATCAGACTCAGTAAATAAGTCAGGGAACTCTCCCAACTCGTCAGAAGGAACCTCAACGACAATCTCATCAGCAACAACTTCAAATTCGGATAACTCAAAGCTTGACTCAGATAGTTCAAAGGCTAAGTTGTCTGCTGAGGTATCTATAGAGTCTTCTACTGCTTCTACACCGAGACTATTGAAAGCAGCATCGTCTGATTCAAGATCTCCGAAAAAGTCTAGATCAGGTTGCTCTTCAGCTTGGTCTTCAAAGGTGATCGCTGCCGCAGAATCCAGTGAGGCATCAGTGAAATCTTCTAAGCCTTGGAAATCTAAAGATTCATCATTGAGCAAGTCATCACTGCCAAACAAGCTAGCGAGGTCATCTCCTCCCCTGGCCTTAGAACTTGAATTCCCAGAACTCTCTGCATCAAAAAGTAAATCTGAGAAATCATCTGAGTTGACATCGCTTTCTAGAGAACCATCTGCTGACTCAGCAGTCTCTCTGATAATTTCTTCTTCCTGCCAAGTCACGCCTAAATCAAGAACTTCCCCTTCAAACAGATCGGCCAAGCTGTTTAGCTCCGCCATTCCTACCTCAGGGCCATTGCGATCGCCTGTAGCCTGCTCAGCCGTAACCAAGTCTGCGTTGAGGTCGGAGGATAAATCTAAACCGAGGTCTGCGTCGCTAGTGACTGCATCTGGTTCTAGGGCAGGGCTGCTAAACCAATCCTCAAGCCCATCTGACGGACTATCTTCAGTGAGGTCTACAGCAAAAATGTCATCAGCAGTAGGCTCTTCTGCCGTTTCAAATAAATCGAAGGCTTCAGTCAGAGACTCTTCCGGCTCATTAGTGAGTTCAAAGAGATCCCCAGCCAGAAGGTCATCAAATGTAGGTTCTGTTGCAGCTTCGGCGGCGGAAATAGGCACTAGAACGGTCAGAGCGTCCCCAGCTAAAATTGTCGCTGCTTGGTTAGCTAGAACCAACTCCTGTGCTTTTTTGATTTCTTTGATGACAATGGGAGCTAGAGTTCGGTAGGCATTATCAGGGCAGGCGATCGCTTGACGAGACACCTCAAGCAAGTTACACCAATTCGGCAAATCGAATGGTTCACCTAGTTGACCCAAGCTACGGCAAAGGTCTTGCAGTTGTTTTCGATTCTCTGAGCTTTCCGACTGCTTGAACAACTGCAACATCTCGCGTAAGCGGGTTGGCACATCGCTTTGAAAAAGCAATAGCAACGCACTCTCTTCTTGATGCAGAGGAGCCGCTGCAACTGGCGTTGGGATTGTTTCAACCACAACCGGGATAAAGCTAGACCCTTCTTCGACTGGAATTACACCGCCCGCTTGAGTGATCAGTCCTTCCAAGTGATTGGTGAGCTCGGTAAAGATCGGCTCAATGCCTGACATGATACCGTTAGCAATATCTTCAGTCAGACCAAAAGGTCCTTGAAGTTGCTCTAGGAGTTCGTGCAGAGTATCGAACACCCTAAGAAACAAAGATTCTAATTTTTGATCAACTTTGATGGGGCACTCTTTTAAGAGTTTGAAGCAATCCTCTAGACGGTGCGAAACCTGCTGAATGCTATTGATTCCTAGCATGGCTGCTCCGCCTTTGACAGAGTGAGCCGCTCGGAAGACTTCATTCACCATTTCCGAGTCTTCGATGGTGCTTTGCAGATTCAGCAAACCTTGCTCAATGGTGTTGAGGTGGTCTTTGGCCTCCTCAATGAAGTAACCCATGATCCGCTGCTGTTGTTCTGACTGCATAGCAGTGCCCCGTTCCTTTGGAAAACGTTATTTCTTCTAAATGCTTGCTATCGAAGCGTAGCCCGAGGCCAAGGAGCACCCAAAACTATAGCGTTTGGGTTGTGT
This genomic stretch from Trichocoleus sp. FACHB-46 harbors:
- a CDS encoding response regulator, with product MQSEQQQRIMGYFIEEAKDHLNTIEQGLLNLQSTIEDSEMVNEVFRAAHSVKGGAAMLGINSIQQVSHRLEDCFKLLKECPIKVDQKLESLFLRVFDTLHELLEQLQGPFGLTEDIANGIMSGIEPIFTELTNHLEGLITQAGGVIPVEEGSSFIPVVVETIPTPVAAAPLHQEESALLLLFQSDVPTRLREMLQLFKQSESSENRKQLQDLCRSLGQLGEPFDLPNWCNLLEVSRQAIACPDNAYRTLAPIVIKEIKKAQELVLANQAATILAGDALTVLVPISAAEAATEPTFDDLLAGDLFELTNEPEESLTEAFDLFETAEEPTADDIFAVDLTEDSPSDGLEDWFSSPALEPDAVTSDADLGLDLSSDLNADLVTAEQATGDRNGPEVGMAELNSLADLFEGEVLDLGVTWQEEEIIRETAESADGSLESDVNSDDFSDLLFDAESSGNSSSKARGGDDLASLFGSDDLLNDESLDFQGLEDFTDASLDSAAAITFEDQAEEQPDLDFFGDLESDDAAFNSLGVEAVEDSIDTSADNLAFELSESSFELSEFEVVADEIVVEVPSDELGEFPDLFTESDESELLSLETSSEELTNATISDDFTDFFNEPAPETSLEGLGDSEPDFFSAEPTFEPDAELEAALEGSESIGLFGEESPSDLEPGILAEDEADLTDLFGVSEEPSSLDAADLFVASDDQDNVSDDLWSEETTDSAEPGTSWLDAPMGEVDDTPFDLSLAEADLAAEPESLDFSLETSAEADLDDLFATSSNEGDEPDVDANTPVLDLASEEPVAAIADPWEEQGLTGGNSEPEASWNLDALDLNEDLLTTPEATRADGEDPFAIAEQLESLDFDLETENSEEAFTLAPDADEELLLEELTDSAASSDWSLTEVSDRNTSDELNLALGADESLDLWSSEAFDQTDLQEVVADTDLNSELDESLLLEEPTDDAEFADLLADSELSDRSDDLGFDLSSDETNDLWGDDLSSGIDLEELSLATPIAATESVDDLGLAESFADDAELADLLTESSEFGVTPEEFDFELASSEATDLWPEAVPGETDLAALNLEETADLGGSADDPLADFSVEANFADLTTDADELNTSADELDFDLMGADEADESWMPEPAASLNEVSETTVAEPSLFDEDLSPETVESNADLGDLEDFMSESLEARDANSDFGGLNDPSNELLLDSLPTEETSAFEDFSFESAVDTSDELDFGDELTPAADLGDLFDEPSEPEVEAIALDLGSFDDFSLDSLPTEVPEPTEDFSFESVPEAPEDFSFEPAADTSDELDFGDELTPAADLGDLFDEPSEPEVEAIALDLGSFDDFSLDSLPTEAPEATEDFSFASVPEATEDFSFEPAADTSDELDFGDELTPAADLGDLFDEPSEPEAGVEAIALDLGSFDDFSLDSLPTEAPEPTEDFSFESVADTSDELNFDDELALNLDSESNHTQLDVLSNVELDESSEADFAFDLDTPETSLDESELGFDSLLDDSELDLTESLAPVEPSLGAESELDFGDDLALGGLFDGEETSDNLSEASLFDEEESDSLSEVDLFDEQTSDSLSEASISENIDSESWLEGFDADEADAAITSEVGPDLASDNSDEFGDFFQTESVDTAQEEAVDLFADSPTTESTDEFGFDALDLSGLPVAETTELGDAFTEVDAELGLEDDVTTSTESAPNLTTESSFDLDEVDLDLFDLGTDAVPEAADVTDISFGLEDSEAADLNDFDLFALDSTDDFSDGLDLGQAQASVDTADVGGSDLDDFLAIASEEDGFDGNFERNTAPADSLDNFDDLEALLSEDDFAAPPSISEIGKDDADFSGLEALLDEESFGSVNGLGASAFSATASGAGAFDGEFDDLEKLLEDADKTLGGPPTVKTSRGAAPQANRRPGRRGGAGFAEQTMRVPVKHLDNLSNLVGELVVNRNSLEQDQERLRQFLDNLLYQVQQLSDVGQRMRDLYERSLLESSLLASRQSHHAPVHGTNGDAQNSHSTGASFDALEMDRFTGFHTLSQEMIELIVRVRESASDIEFIVDETDQVTRMFRQVTTQLQEGLTRSRMVPFAQIADRLPRAVRDIALKCGKQAELHVEGRETLIDKMILEQLYDPMTHLVNNAIAHGIETPDVRQAAGKPPIGRITIRAFHQGNQTVISVSDDGAGVDPDRVKTKAIEKRLVTPAEARTLSRLDVYDLLFHPGFTTKDQVTDYAGRGVGMDVVRTSLGEIRGAITTDSAVAKGTTFTIRLPLTLSISKALCCISNRARIAFPMDGVEDMLDVPKERIQANPDGQPCILWRDLLLPFRPLSDILKYNRYLGRGSVYGGNQEDDIVSIVVLRSAGNFIALQVDQVLGEQEIVIKQLEGPVPKPIGVAGATVLGDGRIMPIADVLELIDLSMGRIRREASTTLWDQNAEPPVAEAVAKTDPTVLIVDDSITVRELLSMTFNKVGYRVEQARDGQEAWEKLRSGLPCDMVFCDIEMPRMDGLELLSRIQKDSTLNHIPIAMLTSRGADRHRQMAVQLGAKGYFTKPYLEEALLDAAQRMLKGEVLIAGSGSHA